A portion of the Saccharospirillaceae bacterium genome contains these proteins:
- a CDS encoding TetR/AcrR family transcriptional regulator codes for MDKREQILDATADLIAECGLQASPMSKVAKSACCGAGTIYRYFETKDELVQELFVDLVQRLSSECLREYDETACIKMRFSRFWGNFYGYMYSNPRDCTLMDQLSASPAICGDFKEKAMEQMYSLLHRMLDDGKEQQLFKNLPNETLIMFIYGSLTTIAKKQNTMPEKLAGQFETDDLLNLCWDAIKA; via the coding sequence ATGGACAAACGCGAACAGATACTCGATGCAACAGCCGACCTGATTGCCGAATGTGGGCTGCAGGCCAGTCCCATGTCAAAAGTTGCTAAAAGTGCCTGTTGTGGCGCAGGTACGATTTATCGCTACTTTGAAACCAAAGATGAACTGGTCCAGGAGTTGTTTGTTGACCTCGTCCAACGTCTGTCGTCCGAGTGTCTGCGCGAATACGATGAGACTGCTTGCATAAAGATGCGCTTTTCACGTTTCTGGGGGAACTTTTACGGTTACATGTATTCCAATCCCAGAGATTGCACGCTGATGGACCAGCTTTCTGCATCGCCAGCAATATGCGGTGATTTTAAAGAAAAAGCGATGGAACAAATGTATAGCCTGCTGCACCGCATGTTGGATGATGGTAAAGAGCAGCAGCTATTCAAAAATTTGCCCAATGAAACATTAATCATGTTCATCTATGGCAGCCTGACAACCATTGCCAAGAAACAAAACACCATGCCAGAGAAATTGGCTGGTCAGTTTGAAACCGATGATTTACTGAACCTGTGTTGGGATGCCATTAAGGCATAA